The genomic segment ACCCCAGGGTGTATATGTCCATGTCTCGAGACAAAAGGATTATGTTGATCCTCATGTTAGAACAGTGGTGTTCATTTGTACATTCCACCATTTTTCCTGCCCATCAAGAAAAGCTAATCCAGTCTTGATGGCTTACTGGCAAGTGCACAGTTAGAGACAAACACCTGTGAGGCAAACTTCTTTGACTTAGTTCTATTTGACATTAGTTTTCTTCAGGTGTTTTATTAAAGTGTCACTGCTAAGATTCAATTGAAAATAATTGAATACATAAATGAagtttgcctttattttttgtcctaACCCTGGTATCGTCTCAATTGAAAAGTAACAATGTAGAGTATCATGAACATTGTTCTCCAGTCAGTGGGACCATATGCATACTGAGTATCCTTCTTACCATAGACTATACTGAAGTAGAgcaatacacatttttaatttttctttttcatatgtaattcacttccatttttaaaaagggagtttttcatttattatttatattaggaaaaaatcgCAACCCTAGTTTGAAGGAAACTTTACTTTCTTACacaatgtttttctgctttccccaATCATAGGTTTTCATCCTGTACTGGGGCTCTGCTGTATCAAGCATTACACTCTTCCTCTGGATCTGCAGGCTTCAAGAGGATCCCCTAACACATGTTGGCAGCTCATGGGGGTAAGTTTCCTTTCTGTATGTGTCTGTAGGAACCCCGCTGGGATCACTCCCTGATAACTGTCTATTCAGAGCCAATGAGGTGGAGGGGACATTTTTCACCACAGTTCCAATTTGTCTGCTTGCTAACGTAAGTGAAAAATATAATCTACTCTTCTTCCAGAGTAAAGGGTAGCTAGCACAGAGGACACCAGAGTTGCCCTCACATtcatttgattttaatgaaaaacctTACTGTACAACAAACCTTTCCCAGATACATAGAttaagggaggaaggaaaaaacaaaaagactaaGGCTGCAAAATATGGTGATGTTTTAAATGAATTGGATGTTCTTACAGTAATTAAAATTCTTGATATCAGCCAGTAGAGTGGCAGAAAGTTCTCAACAATATTTATAGGTTTCTTCCTCCTTAGGTAACAATGCTTTGGAACATTTTAGCAACCAAATTAAAAGCTGCCtgtgagggaggaggaggaagagacagTGAACAGGAAGCACTTAGGAAGAACTCATGCATGTGTTCACTCAGATATCTTTACACCTAAATAGCATGTAGTCATCACTTCATAAGGTTTGTACTTTGGATTGCACACCTCTTGGAGAAAATGGACAATTAATAATTTGCATATAGGCAGTGATTACTGAGAACAGCAAAATTAAggtacaattatttttttaaaagaaatattgaaaaagcaaatgttgaAATTTCTCATGCCAAGGAACATGTTAATGAACTCTGtgcatgttttgaaaataacagtAGCTTTCTActagttaaaaaaatagtaatcaGATTTAggattttagaaataaattctaTAGAATATATTCTCTGAGTTAATTCTAGTTTTTCTAAGTATTTTACATCAAATGTTCTGAAACCGTAATAAAGTAGATGATATAACTACTCTTGAGCCCCAGTAGGAAAGCATAACACCCCTAAAGATTAAGGATTTCCCATATCATCCTCTTCTGTGCCTGTCCTGACTGCTTTTGGAAACTAAACTAGCATAATGCACGAGTTTATATAACTCATGAGTTATACCACAGGAGTTTCTTGTTCTGCAAATGCCTTTAAAACAGCACTGTGGGTCCAACTGTCTCTTTTGCTTAAGCTTAGAGTGAGGACTCTGGCTTCACCACAGGAGCAGCCTCAGCAAGAAGTTTAAACTCAGAGGATTCAACTGGCAAAAGAAGATATGCAGAGGAATAAGATTGCCTGTTGCTGCCAACTATGGTGTCATTAACAAATTAGAGTCTTGCTGCTTAAAGGTAGGGTACTCAATAGGTAAGTCAAgcttttattctgattttctttacGAAATCCATTGTTAAATTTTTGCTTATTAATTTGGTCCATGGAAAAAAGAGCTTGCTTTTGTTTGGTGTTTCACATTAGTGATACAATTTCTATTCACTTCTGAGCTGGACTGGGCTTTAGTAGGAAAGTGACTTAGTTTGCAGTACAGAAATTTAGTTACcaatccagaaaaaaagaggaaaaaatagtattCTGTCTGttctacagaatatttttatcaCAACATCTCCAAGTACCTTGCAAACCAGAGCACTTCCAAGTGATGGAGCAAGACAAAGGCAAAGCCAAAAGGTCTCCTCTGTCTTAGCCAAGTACTCTATCCAGTATATCACATTTCCATCAAAGTAtcttgaaaatctgaaatattcaaAAACATAACACATTCTGTTTTGCATACAAATGTATGTATTCAATCTTTAAAAGTGAGCTGTGTTTAGTGAAGACATCCTCTCAGTTGATTATGGGGCAGGGAATGCTACAGGATCAGTCTGATAGCACATTTACTGAAATACAACACCCAGATAAGATTGGAAACTGGATCTGTGAGTAACAACAGCATGAGTACTACATGCATTTTCTGTAGAACTTATACAAAAGGCAGGATGGCATTGTTAACTGATGCAGTTAACAGAGCAGTGAGTGGGATGAACCATAATTATAGCAATTGATGGTAATCAATAGCCTTAAAAGACATAAATGTCAACTCAAATGATTCACTAGCAGCAAtttatataaatgcaaaatagtAAAACTTAACACTTTTAAACCTTTCTTATCTAAATGGCAAGtacctggttaaaaaaaaaaaaaaagagaaaaaattgtaGAAACTTTTGCtgattttgcttgttttttcaaGAACGTTTCAATGGGTATGAATTGAGTTACAGCTCttaggaaaaaatgtgattGCTGCAGTTTTGCCACTAAAGTTCCAGTTTTATGACTAACATCAGTTAAAGCTTTATATATAAACTTTAACAATGCATTTTTCCAAGACAGGCAAAGTTCACATTATGGGCAAAAAGGGATTCAGTTTTACGTGCTATTTCATTGATCTTCTGTTTGAAAATCCAATTTTATTGTAACAGAGGGAGGcgtgcttttttttaatgtatttttctgaactACCTAAGGTAATCATAAATTATCTGCCAGTTTATTATCTGGCTTCTTATGAGTGCTTATCAGTAGCCAAATACATTAGGAGAAAAACCTGATACAGCTATCAGTAAAGTAAACATTTCCACAAATGATATGCCATATCTATATAGAAGCAAACACTGCTGTTTATCACTTAATAACATAATACTTTTATCACATAGAAATAAGCTTGCCCAAAATGATAGGACCTTGTTATCAACATTAATGTTAACTAACTGGGAAATGGGACGCAGCATATGTAATTATGTACTAGCCCAGAATATAAGACTAGAAAATTCTCCAGCCCAcgatttaaatttgtttttccctaCGTGAAGAGTACTTTGGTCTTCTAAACAATACATGAAAATCAAGAGATAGGAACCTTAACTGTCACCGGATTTCTACAGCCTACACTAGATTTCACAGTTAAATTAGCTTACCTGTTTTGGGCAGggctgtgacttttttttttttcactctagTCAACTTACAAATGATCAAAAAGGGTTTAGCATAATATTTTGCTAGTTTGTAGTTTGGGGAACAGGTTGAActatactggaaaaaaatatatttgtttttgtttgttgttggttagttgttttttgttgttgtttggttgttgttgttgtttgttttttttttctcccccataGTACGAGTTCATCTCTTTTAGAAGGCTTGTTGATATTCTTAGTATAGCTACCAGGGTATCTCCATGAATTACCAACAGACTTGACTTCTTAACTTGTTGCAAGAACTAAACAAGATTTCTTTAGTTTGTACCCTGAGACTGAATCTTGATCACAAAACAGTAGATCAAAAGAAGAGTTATGCGTTCTACGTTATCACCAGGTagttaagaatattttttcaaaataaatctttatcctgcacattttattttgcaactcCCAGGAATTAGGTACTTTTAAGCAAGGGAAAATAATGTAACAAATGTTCCTTCATAGTTGCTCTGCTTTTATCCTATCTATTATAAGCTACTTGTTATCCTATGCTGCAAGCTTTAGAGAATTTAGCTGTATTCACCCAGTGCCCCTAGAAACATATACATCTAAGTATACTCAGAAATGTACACAGATGTTAATATTAAGGAGGCCTGGGGACTGAAGATTTTGCCAAGAGATAATACTGAACTAGCATCTCAGTATCTTAAAGCTAGCTGAGATGTATTTTATAAAGTTAATCACTTACTGTGCTTGCTAATATTATTAAAGGTATTTATCATTTGAAAGCATAGGGgccaagaaaataatttcttattgcTCAGTAAGGGGGtgaataatgaaacaaaaatatttcatttaactttCCCCTGAGAGTAATACCCTGGTAAAGTGTGCATGATTCTCCAGTAGCCAACACACTCTGAAGGTAAAAAGCTGTTATTGAGTCACAGCTATTCTCCCAGCTCAAGAAGGGATTTGTGCTTTTGCTGCTGGTGTTGAGTGAGATTGCCAGATTTAAGCCTGCTGTTAATGCAAGATACCTACATACAACAAGACTTGTTATGTTTGCTTGCAGAATAACTTAACCAGAACCATTCTTATTCTTGCATGCAAAACTTTTTATAAGCTaaagtgttttcctttaaaaataaagatgggTATGTGCTATATGGAAGTGGCAAACACATGCATTTTACCTGGCTACTCAGCCTGTACAGAAAGGGATTAGGGTGTTCTGCGactgggaggagcagggcctGCTGAGCCAGTTAATTAACATCACTGCACTTTCCCAGGAGATGGAGTCTGTTGTTAATGTGGAATTCAGTCCCTAGAGAACTAGGGACATGGAACAATAGAGGGTGTCTTgtggaaacaaataaaaaaactttcCAGCTACTACATggagtaaaaatattttgctaatttagtgtaaaaataaaaatcagaaatcactGATCTCAATAAATGAGATACTCAGATCTTATTAAAAACATTGCtaagcttattttttaaaaagcatattttaaatctGGCAATTTTTCTACTGGAGTACTATACATGATGTTGTAAAGATCTTCTAACCAAAACAGTCAACGTTACAGAGCTAAAATATACGCTGTGTTTACATGCATACTGCTATCTAGATTTGACACTGGTAAAAACTAAGATGCCAATCCTTATTTTGGCTAACATGACAGATCTACATTGCAACCTACCTGGTGTATAATGAAATTTCAGTATTAGAAGAAATTACTAAAATAGcttctgaaatcaaaataaGGCAGTAGAGAATTATCAGTGTATAGAAAAAATAGGCTTTTATAACATCCATTTCTTGAAGAAAGCAATGTTAATAAACTAAAGACTGTAAAATACAGTAGgtattttaatttccatgtaattttaaaacaaatggagTAGAAGTTAATGGATATCCTTATGATGAGCATGTTATTCTGCTTGGAAACTTCAGCAGATAAAAAATCTCTGAAGCTATGTTGAAATAGCCTCATTGAATGTATTGGTTCCTAATTAGACTGAGTGACTCTGGAAATCTGGGATACAATCAGAAGTCCACAAAAACCTTCTCATTTCATAAAAAACTGCTTAACAGGAAAATCTAGACACTTCCACATTACTTTCCATGCTTCATTTAAActgtgatcagcaagactctgcttttttaaaattacttactAGCATATTCATAAATTGACttgggaaaacattttctacaaTGATTTTGGAGATCTTACGTATACCTCAGAGTCTGGAGCTATGGCATTTCTCCAAAATAGTTCACAGTTCCCACAGTTAATATAGTACTGCAAAATGGCACTAAAGTGCATAAGTATCAGAATGTTTGTTGGGTTAAAAGGTGCTGTGCAAGCTTAAGCTACTGCTTTGCCATTATATACAAGATCAttctttggggagggggagtgcTAGTTCTGGAAATGccactgattttaattttgatgGAGGATTGTCTACCATTCACCTTCCTAAAAGATACAAATGCCCCCTTTCTGACTCCTCTGTTGGTCAAGAacagtaaaaagagaaaatagtactctaaaaatgcatttcaagataatttatcagaaatagtatttttaaaaaaggaagaatacatGGTACTCCAGATGAAAATTGGACATGCTCTTTGTTACTAGTTATGGATCTTCTGTTCAAATGAACATGCTGTTCATTTTTATCAAAACATGAGTACTAAACtaccataaataaaatacatagaaTACGGAACAATTAAAACCTTTTTGTACAGTAATTACTTACATTAAACTTACCATCTTTTCAGATATGTTGAAAATTAGGACTCTAAACATGATTATTTCAAAGTATCATTTTTAACAATCTTGCACAGGCCCGACAATCAGAAACATGAAGCTTTGATTCAGATAGCTTGGCAGGTTTCACATACTTTGACAGGTAGGCTACTGTGAAATATGttgggtgtggtttttttttttacttacgTGTTCTATTTTTATCAAAAGACAGTTtgatgtgtttgtttctttgttggcttttttttttttttttttaatctttacatTACAAACTGACTTTGTGCAATGCCACTGCCAATGTAGcttgagaaaacaaaatctgtctgGAACACTGACGACAGTCCAAGTGTTTTCTACCTCTTAAAAAAAGTAAGATTCTAGGAAATCCAATTTGAGTGCATTTCAATACAGGAAGTCAGTCCTAGaagaattttaatattaaacagGTACCGTTTCTACCACTGGTGATTTGATGCACTCTTCGTGCAGTCTGCTCCTTTCTGGGAGGTTTAGTGAATTCTCAGCAGGGTGCTCTTGTACATGACTCTCGCCATTCAAAGCTGAAACAAATCCATCTTGAGAAGGACCTTTCAAGTATGAGTGAAATTCCACTTGAGAGTGACTTGGCCTATGCTCAGTGTATAAACTGTTACATGGAGCACTGCTATCACCTTCAGAAGATGAGCAGCAAACAATCACTGAGGGGTTTGCAGAAGGGTAATGAGGGCTGCTAAAAGTTTCCTCTGATTGCCGTGTGTAGTCAACAAACTGTTCTGAAGTCATGTTGTAAGGCACCAGAGAAAGACTACCATTCTTTACAGCATCCCTTTCTGAGTAAGTCTCACCAATCTGGTTAGCAGTGCCAGCAACGTGGTTCTCTATTTGGTAATACAGATTTGAAGAGTTAGTATAGTATGAGGCGTTTTTAGAGTGGTTTTCATGCACAGCAGTTCCATCAGAGTAGCAAAGGACAGAAGGAAGAGGCACCATATCAGCATGGGAGCCCATGCTTTCTACAAaatcatctgctttttcttcctcatcatcttcctcatcttcctcttcctcttcatcatcATCTGATTCACTAGGGGCTAAACTCTGAGTGCTAGAATCTGTAACTCCACTACAAAAGCTACTcccatcttcctcttcctcctcttccccagggcaGTCCAAGTCCTCGGCTGACTGAGAATGCATAACTGCAGCCTGAGGTTCAGTTTCAATCTCAAAATTTTCTGCAATTGAATATTCAACCGGATGGGGTCCTGGACTCATAGAACTAGTGTGTGCACTTATCTCACTGTGGCAGCCATTTAGTGCTGGAACTTGCTGCTCTCTATTTTTCTCCAATTCGAGTTTCATTATTGTGTGCAAAAAGTGAGTCCGTACACGGATAGGATTAAATTCAATTCTACCTGCTGTATTGCTACACCCTTCTTTAGTGCAACCGCATGGAAAAGACATACGAtccaccttttaaaaaaaagaatacagattAACAATACTTAGCATAAACCTGGTGATACGACATAACCTAGACAGCCTAAAGAAACACAGCAGTGAAGTGGGATTCAAGTGGGAGTCACCTGACAACTACTTGTAAGAATAATCATAACTAAAAGTAATTCAGAGGGTTAACCCTGGAATttagaaatactgctgaaaaCGTAAGGGACTGATGTTTACCAATGTTGCATAGTAGGAAAAAAACGTTTCCAATTTGTGGGTAGAGTTTTACATAGTGGAACAAAAAATTggttatttttctatttatggAGCTGCTACAGCGTTACATAATGTCGTGCTCAAATCCAGGCAAAAGTATTACCCAGAAAAGTCTTAAAATTCTGATAAAAATCATGGAAACTACAGATctattgaaataaaatgcattatctataaaaaatgttataaagTTGCCAATAGGGCGCACCTGGCCACAGAAAGCAGGAATAGAAACtctattatattttaaaaaata from the Anser cygnoides isolate HZ-2024a breed goose chromosome 6, Taihu_goose_T2T_genome, whole genome shotgun sequence genome contains:
- the CSRNP3 gene encoding cysteine/serine-rich nuclear protein 3 isoform X2, which translates into the protein MNVNSLRACDSIAAMSGILKRKFEEVDGSSPCSCVWESDDDISSSESADSGSNVHPSASNHFTRACDSIAAMSGILKRKFEEVDGSSPCSSVRESDDDISSSESADSGDSVNPSTSNHFTPSSILKREKRKRTKNVHFNCVTVYYFTRRQGFTSVPSQGGSTLGMSTRHNSVRQYTLGEFAMEQERLHREMLREHLREEKLNSLKLKMTKNGTVESEEANTLTLDDISDDDIDLDNTEVDEYFFLQPLPTKKRRALLRASGVKKIDVEEKHELRAIRLSREDCGCDCRVFCDPETCTCSLAGIKCQVDRMSFPCGCTKEGCSNTAGRIEFNPIRVRTHFLHTIMKLELEKNREQQVPALNGCHSEISAHTSSMSPGPHPVEYSIAENFEIETEPQAAVMHSQSAEDLDCPGEEEEEEDGSSFCSGVTDSSTQSLAPSESDDDEEEEEDEEDDEEEKADDFVESMGSHADMVPLPSVLCYSDGTAVHENHSKNASYYTNSSNLYYQIENHVAGTANQIGETYSERDAVKNGSLSLVPYNMTSEQFVDYTRQSEETFSSPHYPSANPSVIVCCSSSEGDSSAPCNSLYTEHRPSHSQVEFHSYLKGPSQDGFVSALNGESHVQEHPAENSLNLPERSRLHEECIKSPVVETMILHTKVMEISTVKQHI
- the CSRNP3 gene encoding cysteine/serine-rich nuclear protein 3 isoform X1, translated to MSGILKRKFEEVDGSSPCSCVWESDDDISSSESADSGSNVHPSASNHFTRACDSIAAMSGILKRKFEEVDGSSPCSSVRESDDDISSSESADSGDSVNPSTSNHFTPSSILKREKRKRTKNVHFNCVTVYYFTRRQGFTSVPSQGGSTLGMSTRHNSVRQYTLGEFAMEQERLHREMLREHLREEKLNSLKLKMTKNGTVESEEANTLTLDDISDDDIDLDNTEVDEYFFLQPLPTKKRRALLRASGVKKIDVEEKHELRAIRLSREDCGCDCRVFCDPETCTCSLAGIKCQVDRMSFPCGCTKEGCSNTAGRIEFNPIRVRTHFLHTIMKLELEKNREQQVPALNGCHSEISAHTSSMSPGPHPVEYSIAENFEIETEPQAAVMHSQSAEDLDCPGEEEEEEDGSSFCSGVTDSSTQSLAPSESDDDEEEEEDEEDDEEEKADDFVESMGSHADMVPLPSVLCYSDGTAVHENHSKNASYYTNSSNLYYQIENHVAGTANQIGETYSERDAVKNGSLSLVPYNMTSEQFVDYTRQSEETFSSPHYPSANPSVIVCCSSSEGDSSAPCNSLYTEHRPSHSQVEFHSYLKGPSQDGFVSALNGESHVQEHPAENSLNLPERSRLHEECIKSPVVETMILHTKVMEISTVKQHI
- the CSRNP3 gene encoding cysteine/serine-rich nuclear protein 3 isoform X4, which encodes MSGILKRKFEEVDGSSPCSCVWESDDDISSSESADSGSNVHPSASNHFTRACDSIAAMSGILKRKFEEVDGSSPCSSVRESDDDISSSESADSGDSVNPSTSNHFTPSSILKREKRKRTKNVHFNCVTVYYFTRRQGFTSVPSQGGSTLGMSTRHNSVRQYTLGEFAMEQERLHREMLREHLREEKLNSLKLKMTKNGTVESEEANTLTLDDISDDDIDLDNTEVDEYFFLQPLPTKKRRALLRASGVKKIDVEEKHELRAIRLSREDCGCDCRVFCDPETCTCSLAGIKCQVDRMSFPCGCTKEGCSNTAGRIEFNPIRVRTHFLHTIMKLELEKNREQQVPALNGCHSEISAHTSSMSPGPHPVEYSIAENFEIETEPQAAVMHSQSAEDLDCPGEEEEEEDGSSFCSGVTDSSTQSLAPSESDDDEEEEEDEEDDEEEKADDFVESMGSHADMVPLPSVLCYSDGTAVHENHSKNASYYTNSSNLYYQIENHVAGTANQIGETYSERDAVKNGSLSLVPYNMTSEQFVDYTRQSEETFSSPHYPSANPSVIVCCSSSEGDSSAPCNSLYTEHRPSHSQVEFHSYLKGPSQDGFVSALNGESHVQEHPAENSLNLPERSRLHEECIKSPVVETVPV
- the CSRNP3 gene encoding cysteine/serine-rich nuclear protein 3 isoform X5, with product MSGILKRKFEEVDGSSPCSSVRESDDDISSSESADSGDSVNPSTSNHFTPSSILKREKRKRTKNVHFNCVTVYYFTRRQGFTSVPSQGGSTLGMSTRHNSVRQYTLGEFAMEQERLHREMLREHLREEKLNSLKLKMTKNGTVESEEANTLTLDDISDDDIDLDNTEVDEYFFLQPLPTKKRRALLRASGVKKIDVEEKHELRAIRLSREDCGCDCRVFCDPETCTCSLAGIKCQVDRMSFPCGCTKEGCSNTAGRIEFNPIRVRTHFLHTIMKLELEKNREQQVPALNGCHSEISAHTSSMSPGPHPVEYSIAENFEIETEPQAAVMHSQSAEDLDCPGEEEEEEDGSSFCSGVTDSSTQSLAPSESDDDEEEEEDEEDDEEEKADDFVESMGSHADMVPLPSVLCYSDGTAVHENHSKNASYYTNSSNLYYQIENHVAGTANQIGETYSERDAVKNGSLSLVPYNMTSEQFVDYTRQSEETFSSPHYPSANPSVIVCCSSSEGDSSAPCNSLYTEHRPSHSQVEFHSYLKGPSQDGFVSALNGESHVQEHPAENSLNLPERSRLHEECIKSPVVETMILHTKVMEISTVKQHI
- the CSRNP3 gene encoding cysteine/serine-rich nuclear protein 3 isoform X3, whose protein sequence is MSGILKRKFEEVDGSSPCSCVWESDDDISSSESADSGSNVHPSASNHFTRACDSIAAMSGILKRKFEEVDGSSPCSSVRESDDDISSSESADSGDSVNPSTSNHFTPSSILKREKRKRTKNVHFNCVTVYYFTRRQGFTSVPSQGGSTLGMSTRHNSVRQYTLGEFAMEQERLHREMLREHLREEKLNSLKLKMTKNGTVESEEANTLTLDDISDDDIDLDNTEVDEYFFLQPLPTKKRRALLRASGVKKIDVEEKHELRAIRLSREDCGCDCRVFCDPETCTCSLAGIKCQVDRMSFPCGCTKEGCSNTAGRIEFNPIRVRTHFLHTIMKLELEKNREQQVPALNGCHSEISAHTSSMSPGPHPVEYSIAENFEIETEPQAAVMHSQSAEDLDCPGEEEEEEDGSSFCSGVTDSSTQSLAPSESDDDEEEEEDEEDDEEEKADDFVESMGSHADMVPLPSVLCYSDGTAVHENHSKNASYYTNSSNLYYQIENHVAGTANQIGETYSERDAVKNGSLSLVPYNMTSEQFVDYTRQSEETFSSPHYPSANPSVIVCCSSSEGDSSAPCNSLYTEHRPSHSQVEFHSYLKGPSQDGFVSALNGESHVQEHPAENSLNLPERSRLHEECIKSPVVETIFKIL